A DNA window from Allokutzneria albata contains the following coding sequences:
- a CDS encoding acyl-CoA dehydrogenase yields the protein MGHYKSNLRDLEFTLFEVFKIQQRLGSGPFEQADEDTARGVLTELNALATGPLADSFADADRNPPVFDPKTHSVTLPESFKASYQMLMDGEWWRLGAIDELGGFGIPPTVQWAAGELILGSNPALFMYMAGASFASIAYANGTEEQKRWAQLMVDRGWGATMVLTEPDAGSDVGAGRTKAVLQEDGSWHLDGVKRFITSGDQDMTENIMHLVLARPEGPGIEAKPGTKGLSLFLVPKFHFDPKTGELGERNGAFVTNIEHKMGIKVSTTCELTFGQHGVPARGWLLGEVHDGIAQMFQVIEHARMMVGTKAIATLSTGYLNALEYAKERVQGADMTQMLDKAAPRVTITHHPDVRRSLMLQKSYAEGLRAVYLYTATFQDQIRAGENVELANRVNDLLLPIVKGVGSERAYEMLTHSLQTLGGSGFLQDYPIEQYIRDAKIDSLYEGTTAIQSLDFFFRKIVRDKGQALGFLAGEIQQFIANENGNGRLKEERALLKQALEDAQGMLGTLIGFLTASQEDQRNLYKVGQNSVTLLMSMGDLLIGWLLLRQADVAIAALDSGPSAKDRSFYEGKVAAASFFAKNVLPELSSRRKIVESTDSSLMEIDEAAF from the coding sequence ATGGGCCACTACAAGAGCAACCTGCGCGACCTCGAGTTCACCCTGTTCGAGGTGTTCAAGATCCAGCAGCGGCTGGGCAGCGGGCCGTTCGAACAGGCCGACGAGGACACTGCCCGCGGTGTGCTGACCGAGCTGAACGCCCTCGCCACCGGGCCGCTGGCGGACTCCTTCGCCGACGCCGACCGCAACCCGCCGGTGTTCGACCCCAAGACGCACTCGGTGACGCTGCCGGAGAGCTTCAAGGCCTCGTACCAGATGCTCATGGACGGTGAGTGGTGGCGGCTCGGCGCCATCGACGAACTGGGCGGCTTCGGCATCCCGCCCACCGTGCAGTGGGCCGCGGGCGAGCTGATCCTCGGCTCGAACCCGGCGCTGTTCATGTACATGGCCGGGGCCAGCTTCGCCTCCATCGCCTACGCCAACGGCACCGAGGAGCAGAAGCGCTGGGCGCAGCTGATGGTCGACCGCGGCTGGGGCGCCACCATGGTGCTGACCGAGCCGGACGCGGGCTCCGACGTCGGCGCCGGGCGCACCAAGGCCGTGCTCCAGGAGGACGGCAGCTGGCACCTGGACGGCGTGAAGCGCTTCATCACCTCCGGTGACCAGGACATGACCGAGAACATCATGCACCTGGTGCTGGCCCGTCCCGAGGGACCGGGCATCGAGGCCAAGCCCGGCACCAAGGGCCTGAGCCTGTTCCTGGTGCCCAAGTTCCACTTCGACCCGAAGACCGGCGAGCTGGGCGAGCGCAACGGCGCCTTCGTCACCAACATCGAGCACAAGATGGGCATCAAGGTGTCCACCACCTGCGAGCTCACCTTCGGCCAGCACGGCGTGCCCGCCAGGGGCTGGCTGCTCGGCGAGGTGCACGACGGCATCGCGCAGATGTTCCAGGTGATCGAGCACGCCCGGATGATGGTCGGCACCAAGGCGATCGCCACCCTGTCCACCGGCTACCTGAACGCGCTGGAGTACGCCAAGGAGCGCGTGCAGGGCGCGGACATGACGCAGATGCTGGACAAGGCAGCGCCCCGGGTCACCATCACCCACCACCCGGACGTGCGGCGCTCGTTGATGCTGCAGAAGTCCTACGCCGAGGGCCTGCGCGCGGTCTACCTCTACACCGCGACCTTCCAGGACCAGATCCGCGCGGGCGAGAACGTGGAGCTGGCCAACCGGGTCAACGACCTGCTGCTGCCGATCGTCAAGGGCGTCGGTTCGGAGCGGGCCTACGAGATGCTGACGCACTCGCTGCAGACGCTGGGCGGCTCGGGCTTCCTGCAGGACTACCCGATCGAGCAGTACATCCGCGACGCCAAGATCGACAGCCTGTACGAGGGCACCACGGCGATCCAGTCGCTGGACTTCTTCTTCCGCAAGATCGTCCGCGACAAGGGCCAGGCGCTGGGCTTCCTGGCAGGGGAGATCCAGCAGTTCATCGCCAACGAGAACGGCAACGGCAGGCTCAAGGAGGAGCGCGCGCTGCTCAAGCAGGCCCTCGAGGACGCGCAGGGCATGCTGGGCACGCTGATCGGCTTCCTCACCGCCTCGCAGGAGGACCAGCGCAACCTCTACAAGGTCGGCCAGAACAGCGTGACCCTGCTGATGAGCATGGGTGACCTGCTGATCGGCTGGCTGCTGCTGCGGCAGGCCGACGTGGCGATCGCGGCGCTGGACTCCGGCCCGTCGGCGAAGGACCGCTCCTTCTACGAGGGCAAGGTCGCGGCGGCGAGCTTCTTCGCCAAGAACGTGCTGCCGGAGCTGTCCTCGCGGCGCAAGATCGTCGAGAGCACGGACAGCTCGCTGATGGAGATCGACGAAGCGGCGTTCTGA
- a CDS encoding DUF1206 domain-containing protein, whose amino-acid sequence MERVVEIGGRVGMACFGLVHLVVAWLAAHVALGSRQADADQKGALATIAAQPLGVALLVALAAGLAAFAIWQLLSAFFGHRWISDQRKRTVKRVTSAARGIAGVALAVIAVNFVIGESQKSGNQSQKTLTAELLALPGGRWIVAAVAAVVFGVGVAAVLKGVRKTFLEELDMTKLPTGTRTWTRRLGMIGYPAKGVAFAVVGILLALAGLTADPNRAGGVDQALRELAALPFGIVILLAVALGLAAFGVYCFADARCRRP is encoded by the coding sequence GTGGAACGAGTCGTCGAGATCGGCGGCCGGGTGGGCATGGCCTGCTTCGGCCTGGTGCACCTCGTCGTGGCCTGGCTGGCCGCTCACGTCGCGCTCGGCAGCAGGCAGGCCGACGCCGACCAGAAGGGCGCACTGGCCACGATCGCCGCGCAGCCGCTCGGCGTGGCGCTGCTGGTCGCGCTCGCCGCGGGCCTGGCCGCGTTCGCGATCTGGCAGCTGCTCAGCGCCTTCTTCGGCCATCGCTGGATCTCCGACCAGCGCAAGCGCACGGTCAAGCGGGTCACCTCGGCGGCGCGCGGGATCGCGGGCGTCGCGCTCGCCGTCATCGCGGTGAACTTCGTGATCGGCGAGAGCCAGAAATCCGGTAACCAGAGCCAGAAAACGCTCACGGCCGAACTGCTCGCGCTGCCGGGCGGGCGGTGGATCGTCGCCGCGGTCGCCGCCGTGGTGTTCGGCGTCGGCGTGGCCGCTGTGCTCAAGGGCGTGCGCAAGACCTTCCTCGAAGAGCTGGACATGACCAAGCTCCCGACGGGAACGCGGACCTGGACGCGGCGACTCGGGATGATCGGCTACCCGGCCAAGGGAGTCGCCTTCGCCGTGGTGGGAATCCTGCTGGCACTGGCGGGTCTCACCGCCGACCCCAACCGGGCGGGCGGTGTGGACCAGGCGCTGCGGGAGTTGGCCGCGCTGCCCTTCGGGATCGTCATCCTGCTCGCCGTCGCGCTCGGGCTCGCGGCGTTCGGCGTCTACTGCTTCGCCGACGCGCGCTGCCGCAGACCTTGA